The nucleotide window CCCGACCTCTCGAAGCAGGGGTTCATCAACTTCTGCTTTGACGGGCGTTACAAGTTCGCGCGCTACTACGCGCCCGCCCAATTCAACACACCGATCGTGTTCGACGAGATCTACGAAAAGAACGAGCTTGAGCTGTTCGATCTTGAATCCGATCCCAATGAAACCGACAACCTTGCGATCAAAGCCGACGACAATCGCGCGCTGATCCTGGCCAAGAACGAGCTGTTAAACGACTTGATCGCCGACGAGGTCGGCGTGAACAACGGCAGTTTCCTGCCCGATGCGGTAAGGCCGGAACCTTAGGTTCTATCGATCAGCCTTCGGGCACCGCCTCGGCGAGCGCGGCCGCCTTCTTGATGACGTCGTCTTGGTGGGGATAGAGCTGATGGCCGCCGGCGACATCGACGAACTCGGCAAAGACATCCTCGATGTCGCTCGAGATGCCCGACAGCTCTTCCATCACGGCCAGCCCGCAATAGGGTACATAGGCCGCCGAATAGCCGCCTTCATGGCTCAGCACCAGCTTGCCGCCGGTCAACTCATCGGCCAGTTCCAGCATGATCTGCGTCAGTCTGCGATAGGTCGTCGACGTCACCATCATGCGGCCCAGGGGATCATAGATCGAACCGTCGAAGCCTGAGGCGATGATGATCAGCTCTGGTTTGAACCGGCGCAGCGCCGGGGCGACGACACGTTCGAAGGTCTGGATATAGGCGTCGCGGCCCGATCCCGGCGGCAGCGGCACGTTGATGTTTGCGCCCTTGCCGTCACCGTCGCCGGTCTGATCGATATGACCGGAATCGGTGGGATACCAATTGTCCTGGTGGATCGAGATCGCCAACACACTGGGGTCGTCATAAAAGATCCGCTGGGTGCCGTTGCCGTGATGTACGTCCCAGTCGATCACCGCCGCACGCTTGATACCATGGGCATCGCGGGCGTGATGCACGGCAACGCCGATATTGCTGAAGATGCAGAAACCGCGGCCGATATCCGGCTCGGCGTGATGGCCGGGTGGTCGCACCAGCGCGTAACCGTTGTCGATGCGCCCTTCTGTCACGGCATCGACCATGGCGATGGTACCGCCGGTCGACAGCAGCGCAATCTCGTAACTGCCGCGGCCGAACGGCGTACCCTCACCCGCGTTACCGCCATTCTCCGCGCTCATCGCCTTGATGCCGTCGACATAGTCCGGCGTATGGACGCGCAGGATCTCCTCCTCCGTCGCCGGGCGCGGCGCTATGTGGTTCATCTTGTCGTAGAGACCGGCGACCTCCATCAGGTTGCGCATGCGCCGCTTTGTCTCGGCATTTTCCGCATGCTCGCCCGGCTGCACTTTTGGGCCGGACGGGTACCACAACGCCGCGCTGCCGGTGTCGTGCCACATATAGAGTTCGTGCATCAGAAAACCGGTCTTGCGGTTCATGGTCGTCCCCTTCCCTCGATCGTGTGTTCCAGCGATCGTCCGGGATGCAGGCGGCAATGACAAGAGGCCATGTGGCAAAAGAGCGTCGGACAGCTCCCCCAAACGCAAATCGGCCCGCACCAACCGTGGTGCGGGCCGTAATACCAGATCTGGAAGCGCGGACGCGACAGACGCCCACACACCTCAGATGACGTTTCCTAACAACTGCGGTCGGCGATCTGCGCCATGGTGACGTGCGAGGCCTCCGCTTCGTCGATATCGGCTTGGTCGATAGTGCCGTCGCAGTTCAGATCATAAGCGTTCATGACAGTGTCGATGGCATCGGCAGACTCGCCCTTCTCGATCATGCCGTTGCCGTTGTCATCGGCACTTTCGAACAGGCCCTGCAGATAGGCACCGGCGATCGGATCGGCCGTCAACGCGGCCTTGCACTCTTCATCGCTCAGCGTGTGGCCAGCCTGGTCGGCGGCTTGTTGCAACACATGCTGGATGTGATCGGTTTTCGCCGGGCTGTCGCTTGCCATGTAACCGAACTCGCACCAGCCGATACTGGCGTTCTCATCGAAGTCAAAGAGATCGATGGAGCCATCATGAGTCTGATGCATGTTAACATGGGTCGGGTGGTGGTTCTCCGGCGTCGGTTGCGGGTGATGCCGGTGGTTTTTGATCCACCGAATGATCTTGTGAATGATCGGATGGCAATGGTGGCAGTGCGCACCTTCGGCCGCGCCGGTATGGTGCTCAGCGAAATGGTCGAAGTGCGCGTGATTGCCCCGGATGTCATTGTGACCGGCGCGCGCGCCGCGGATATCAGCGGCGGCCGCGTGCATGGCGTGGAACACGTGGGCGGCCGCGTGTCCCTCGGATCCAGGATGACCCTCAGGTGCGGCAGAGGCTTGAAAAGCCAAGCCGGCCGCCAGCACCATCGGCAGCGTGGCGGCTGCTAGAATCTTCTTCATGGTCAAGACCTTCTGTAGCTGCATTGCGCTCTAGGACCCCGCGCGCGGAAACGCTCAGCTATCCTCTTGCGAGACTACCACCAATGCGTGAACGGGCGAAACGCCCCATCGGCAACCCCAAACGCTGGAGACCGTCAAGCGGGACGCCCAAGCACTGACGAAGCCGTCGAGGACGAGCAAAGCCCAAACGCGTGCCTAGCGCAAAATCCTATGTCGGCGGATCAATGCTGACGTGTGAGAGTCATCACAGTTTGATGAAGGGCACCATCGATGCGCGAGCCACCTGCCCTAACCGCGTTGCCGCCAGGCCTGGCTTCGACGACCCAGAATGCGGCCGGCGCCGGCATGCAGCAGGCGTGCGGCAACGTTGGTGTAGAAAATCATCATGCCCATGGCCGCGGCCGGTGCGATATCGCCCGCATCGTCCATGTTCAGGACGGCCACGGCGGCCAGCGTCGTTTGCGGGCGATAGAGGAACACCACCGCCGAGACGGTCGTCATGGCGTTGACGAACATATAGATCGCGATATCCAGGATTGCCGGCTGACATACCGGCATGGTGACCCGGCCGAACACCTTCCACACCGACTGCTTGAGCGAAGCGGAGACGGATTCAAACTCCCGATCCATCTGCTTCAGCGACGTCGTCGCGGTCAGATGCGCGACCGTATAGAAGTGAGCGATTGTACAGATCACCAGGATCGCCATGGTGCCGTAAAGGAAACCCAGCGGGTTCTCTGGATGATTGAAAAAGAAGATATAGGAAAGCCCCAGCACCATGCCCGGCACCGCCATCGGCATCATGGCGAGCAGCTGCAGCAGCCAGCGGCCGCCAGCGAAAACCCGGGTCTTCTCAACCACGAAGGCGCCGACGAAGACGATGACGGTGCCGATCACCGCGACATAGAACGCCATGCGTAACGAGTTGCCATAGGAATCCCAACCGCCGCCGTCCATGCGGTCGAAGTCGTAGTTCTTCAGGCTGAAGCTCAGGTCATAGGGCCAGAACTTGAACAGCGCGGCCAACTGACACATGGCAAGAATGCCGACGATAAAGAACGACACCAACGCGCAGTAGGCCAGCATGGTGGTGTCAAAACGCAGGTTGCGCGTCGGCGCGTAAGGCACGGCGCGTGCCGATAACAGCGCGACCTGGCGCCGCCGGACGCGACGGTCGACCGCGAACGCGACGAGCGCCGGCACCAGCAGGATCATCGAGACGACGGCGCCCATCTGGAAGTTCTGCTGGCCGATGACCTGTTTATAGATATCCAGCGCCAGCACGTTGTACCCGCCGCCGATCACCTTGGGCACGCCGAAATCGGTGATGACGAGCGTGAAGACAACAAAGGCAGACGAGATCAGGCCATAGCGTGCACCCGGCACGGTCACGGTCCAGAACGTGCGCCAGCGGGTTGCCCTCAACGCGATCGAGGCCTCATAGAGCCTGGCGTCGGAAATCGACAGCGCCACCAGAATGATCAGAAAGGCATGCGGAAAGGTGAAGAAGACCGACGCGATGACGATGCCGATCGGTCCGTAGATCGATTCACCCATCAGTAACGTGTTGAGCGGTCCCTGGTTGCCGAACAGGTAGACCAGCCCGATACCGGGCAGCAGGGACGGCACCAGGATAGGCACCATGGCGACGGTCTTGAACAGTCCCTTCGCGGGCATGCAGCTTCGCGTGATCGCATAGGCGAAACCGAAGGCCAGCGGCACGACGATGAACATCGTGATCAACGAGACAATCAAACTGTTCAGGATCGACCCGCGAAGCGATGGCGTTTCAAAGTAGAAGAGGTAGTTGTCCAGCGTGACATGGCTGATTGGGCGCACCAGAACCTTGCCCAGGCTCGATCGTTCGACCTCGCGCCACGCATCGTCGGTACTGATGGTGCCGTCGAACAGCAACATGCCCTTGTCTTCGGACATGTCGCGCAGGCGGAAAAGTTCGACATCCTTGCGGTCGGCCTTGGAGATGAGCTTGGAGACCTGAAGCCGCGTGCGCTCGCTGGGCCTGAGCCCATCGTTAAGCGGCGTACCCAATCGCTCCTGCCAGTGCGCGAGCGTGTGCGCCTCGCCCCAGGTGCCGTCGGGAAGCTGAAACTGGACTTCGACGTCCTGCAGCTGAAAGGCGTAGGTCCTGAGCGACTGCTCGAACATCGCCAGCAGCGGCGCCGCGACGGCGACGACCAGATAGAGCGCGATGATAACGATCAGACCGCGCGTCGTGATCCCGTCGGAGGTCGCGCCGCGCGCGGCGGCGGCGACCGGTGCGCCCGCCGTCTCACCGGAGGCGCTCATGACCGGGTGAAGAGCTGGATGCGGTCGGCCGGCAGATGAAGACGGATGGTCTCGCCCTGTCTCAGTCCACCGGTATCGCCTCCCTGGATCGGCATATCGACACTCAGGCTGGCGGCATCACCGAGATCGCCGCCCGATGCCTCCAGACGCTGGAACGAGCCGAGAAACTCGATGTCGCCGACGATCGCCGTCAGCTCGCCTTCCGCGCCACCGCTCTCAAGCCTCACATCCTCCGGACGGATGGCGAGCGTTACTTTGTCGCTAGCCTGATGTCCGTGTGTCGGACAGGCGATGCGATGGGCGCCAACCTCGACGCTGCCGTCGTCGACAACCACGGCCTCAATCAGGTTCATCTTGCCGATGAAGTCGGCGACAAAGGCGGTCGCCGGCGCGCCGTAGATTTCTTCAGGCGTGCCGATCTGTTCGATATGGCCCTCGTTCATGACGACAATGCGGTCGGCCATGGTGAGCGCCTCTTCCTGATCGTGGGTCACCATGATGGTGGTGACGCCGAGCTCGCGCTGCAGGTGTTTGATCTCACGGCGCAGCCGGCCGCGTACCTTGGCGTCCAGCGCCGACAAAGGTTCGTCCAGCAGCAAGAGTCCAGGCGACGGTGCTAGCGCGCGCGCCAGTGCCACACGCTGTTGTTGGCCGCCGGAAAGCTGCGCCGGATACTTGTCGGTCTGATCGGAGAGCCCGACAGTCGCCAGCAGCTCATCGACCCGGCTGTTGATGTCCGGGCGCTTCAGGCCGCGGTTTTCCAACCCGTAGGCGATGTTGGCGCGCACCGTCAGGTTGGGAAACAGCGCATAGGACTGAAAGACGATGCCGAAGTCGCGGTGTGTCGCCGGCAAGGCCGAGACGTCGCGTCCAGCCTGCACGATGCGGCCGGTCGTCTGGCTTTCGAGGCCGGCGATGATGCGCAGAAGCGTTGTCTTGCCGCAGCCCGACGGTCCCAGGAAGCAGACGAACTCGCCGCCATGGATGTCGAGACCGACATCCGATAGGGCGGGGAACTCGCCAAACAGTTTGGAAACGGCGGAAAGGCTCAGATAGGCCTCTCCGGGCGTTGCGCCATCATCCGGGTTCACTGCCGCCACGCTCATCGAAATCTCCGGAAAACGGAGAACCCTCCGCGCCACTGTTTTTCGGACGCGAAGGGTTCCGTTCTCACCTGTGCTCGATCAGCCTTCCGGTTCCGACTTCTCGTCGTAGCGTGACTGCCACTCGGCCAGGATGCGCTCCCGGTTCTGGGCTGCCCACTCGAAGTCGTTGTCGATCATGGCGTCAGTGATGCCTTCGGGAAAATGCTCGACCGGCTGCGCCAGTTCGGTAATGCCGATGACGGCATAACCTTCGTTGTACATCCGGTTGGCGTCTTCGCTGATCGACCAGTCGACCAAAGTCTGGGCGGCTTCCAGGTTATCCGTCCCAGCGACGATCGCTGTCGCCTCCATATCCCAACCGATGCCTTCGGTGGGGATGATGATCTCCAGTGGCGCGCCATCGGCCTTTGACTTGGCGCCGCGGAAAGCGAAGGAAACGCCGATCGGGACCTCGCCGCGCGCCGCGTCCTTGCAGGGCTTGGAACCGGAGTGCGTGTAGAACGCGATGTTGTCGTGCAACCGATCCATGTAGTCCCAGCCACCGTCTTCACCGAACAGCTGCAACCACGACGAGACGTCCAGGAAACCGGTGCCCGAGGAGTTCGGGTTCGGCATGGCGACATGGCCCTGGTACACCGGGTCGGTCAGGTCTTCCCACGAGCTCGGCATCGGCAAGCCGTTGTTCTCGGCTTCCACCGTGTTGACGCAGATCGCGGCGACCCAGGCGTCCATGCCGGTCCAGTAAGGTGGCTCGGCGGCGTCACGGAACTTGTCGTTCAAGCGGTCCAGGCCGGCGGGCGCATAGGGCTCCAGCATGCCTTCGCTCTTCATCAGCAACAGCGAGGTCGCGGCCAGGCCCCAAACCACATCCGCCTGGGGATTGTCCTTTTCCGCCAAGAGCTTGGCGGTGATGATGCCGGTCGAATCGCGGACCCAGTTGATCGTGATATCCGGATGCGCCTCGTTGAAGCGCTCGGCGTATTTATCCAGATCCTCCGCTTCGACGGCCGTATAGACGGTCAGCTCGGTCTGGGCGAACGCGGTCGTCGCCATCAGCCCGGCCACGGCCGCGCCCAGCACGCCCGCCGTCAATGATTTGAGGTAAGTGTGAATGCTCATGAAGGTACTCCCCCGAGTGAATAGAGCCCCGGCGCGGCAACTGGCCACACCGTCCCCGCCGTCCGGCCATTCGTGGTCTTAAAGCCAACGCGGCGGATCGGCACGTGACAGAGTAATGACGGCCGCCGCCAGTTGCTACGGAATTGTCGTGGCCTCAGCGCCGTTATTGCAACGAAATCAGAAACTTGAAGATCTATACGTCTAGATGTATCCGATTGCGGCCGCCGGCTTGGCAAGCTCAATCGGTCTCAGACTCAATCAGCCTTGGTGAGATCCTGCGCCAGCATCAGAGCGTTGCCGTCGGGATCGTAGAACGTCGCCGTGCTCACCATGCCTTCGATGGTTTCGGTTTCGCCATCGAATCTCACGCCGGCATTTTCCAAGGCGGTCCGCGCGGCGTCGATATCCGTGACTCCGAACACCGGTACGGTGTTCCCCGGGCTGGGCTCGGCTTGCTCGCCCAGGCCCAGTGTCACGCCTTCCGTTTTTGTCTGCATCTCGCTCCACCCGGCTTCATCGATGTGGTGGATCAGTTGGAAACCAAGATTGTCTTCGTACCATCGCGCGCTTGTGTGCCTGTCGCGAACGGACAGCGCCAACGTGATGGTGTTCTCCAACGAAACGACAGGCATGGCTCTTTTCCATCTATTAAAAATATATTAACTATACTTTATGGACATTCCTCTGCTTGTCAATCTCACGTCCAAAGCATGGTCCTTGAACATTCTGGCCCTCCTGCACAACGGTGTGCCGGGCCGGCAAGCGCCATTGCTGGCGGCGACAACCGCAAGCCGGACGTCGTTTACGTCCAGCCTGAATCATCTTGTGGAACTCGGCCTCTTGGAGAGAAACCCGGGTCACGGTCATCCGCTAAGGCCCGAGTTCCGGTTGACGCCGCGCGGCACCGCGGCGGCGAATGCGGCCGCCCGGATCACGAAAGCGATACCCGACGATGACGACTTCGCCCTGTTGCGGCGGAACTGGAGCGTACCGGTTTTGGCGCTGACGGCGACACCCAAACGCTTCTCAGTCATCAAATCCGGCCTGGTGACCGTCACCGACCGTGCCTTGTCGATGTCGTTGGGCATGCTCGAAGAGAAGATGTGGCTGAAGCGCGCCGTCGATACCGCACAGCGCACGCCATTCCCGACCTATCAAGCGGTCAACGCCGGCAGGCGTGTCAACAGCGCGATTGGATTGAACGGTTAGCCGGAGACGGCGGCGCCGTCGTTGCTCGCCGTCGGCTCAACGGGCGATTGTGGCCGCCCCGCAGGGCGGCTGATCCAGGAGCCATTCCCGGAACGCCGCGATCTTCGTCTCGTCGCGCCGCGCGCTGTCGTAGACGAGGTAGTAGGAAAAGGGATGTGGCGCCGCAAAGGGAAACGGACGTACCAGCCGGCCAGCCTCAATGTCGGCCGCCGCCAGTTCAAGATACCCCATTGCGATGCCCAACCCGTCCATTGCCGCCTGCAGCGCCAGGCTGGGATCGTGAAACGACAAACCCGGCATGGTGGCGGGCACGGCGACGCCGGCAGCACCGAACCACAGCCGCCATTCCTCACCCATCTCGTGGCCGGCGATATCGGCGTGAAGGAGTGTTGTCGCTAACAGATCCTTCGGTTCGGGCGCGTCGCCAAGTCGATTCAGGAAACTCTGGCTGCAGACCGGCGCCAGATGGATCGGCAGCACGAACTCGTCGACCAGACCGCCCCATGGCGGCACGCCGCAGCGGATCGCGACATCGGCCTCGCCCGCCACCAGATCCAGATAGGAAAGCGCCGGATGCAGATGGATGGCGATGTCGCCCCGCGCGCCGCGCCAGTCGCCCAGGCGCGGGATCAGCCACTTGGCCGCAAGCGTCGGCGTCGTCGTCACCCGCAACACGTCATCGTCCGGCGCGGCAATCAGGCCGTCCAGAGTCGCGGCAATGCGGTCGAACGATTCCGCCAGCACCGGCAACAAGGTATGGCCGGCCTCGGTCAGGGCGACGCCGCGGTTGGTGCGTATGAACAATGCGATGCCCAGCATCTCCTCCAACTGGCGGATTTGATGGCTGACCGCACTGTGGGTCACAGCCAGTTCGTCGGCGGCGCGCGAGAAACTCAAGTGTCGAGCAGCCGCCTCGAAGGCCCTTAACGAATTGAAATGCAGCGATCTCCGGCGCATGGCCCACACCTGATGTGAACGGAACTAACAGCAATGGTGCAGAATCGTCGTTTGCTGTCAAACCGCCGCGTGCGGCATACCGGTGGTCGACCTAGCTCTGAGGCCTTGACCATGTCAAAGCATGCCGTTGCGTCGGATCGGCCGCGCGCCGCGTTCGACGGCTATAACCAGACCGCACGAGGCACCAGCGACGAACGCCTGACACGGGTCGGACCGGGCACGCCGGCCGGCGAACTGTTGCGGCGTTTCTGGCAGCCGGTCGCCTTGACCAGCGATCTCGGCGATCGCCCTACGCTGATCCGCATCCTGGGCGAAGACCTCGTCGTGTTTCGCGACAAGTCCGGCACCTATGGCGTGGTTCACCGCAACTGTCCGCATCGTCGCGCGTCGATGGAGTTCGCCACCTGCGAAACGCGCGGCATCCGCTGCTGCTATCACGGCTGGCTGTTCGACGCCGACGGCAGTGTCCTGGAGGTGCCCGGCCAACCCGCCGGCGTCGAGGAAAAGCTGCGCGCCTCGGTCCGGCTCGGCGCCTATCCGGCGCGCGAATACCGCGGCATCATCTTCGCCTATATGGGACCGCCGGATTTGTGCCCGGACTTTCCGATCTACGACACGCTCGAGATTCCCGATCAGGTCTACGTTCCCTATCGCGCGCCCTTCCGCTGCAACTGGCTTCAGGTCATGGATGCGATCCTCGATCCCATCCACACCAGTTTCCTGCACTCCAGCATCAGCCGTGAGCAGTTTTCCGAAGGGTTCGGCGAAGTCGGCGAGATGAAGTTCTACGAACGCCAGTTCGGTTTCATCGGCACCAATTCGCGCCGCGTCGATGACAACGTGTGGGTGCGCGTCAATGAACTGATCTTCCCAAACTACACCCAGGCTGGTGCCGCGTTCGCCGCCGACGGCACGAAGCCGCGTTACTTTGGGCGCACGTCGTTTGCCCGTTGGGTCGTGCCGATCGACGACGAGGACACGCAATGCCTCGCCTGGGCCTGCTTCGGTGAACGCGGCGATCCCCACGAATACAACACGCCCGAAGGTCCGGAGCTTATCGAGCAGGGCGAGGTGTTCGACCGCCCCTATGAGGAGCGCCAGCGCTATCCCGCCGACGCCGAGGCGTGCGAGGGCATGGGACGGATCACCGAACACTCGCTGGAAAACCTGGTGCCCAGCGACAAGGGCATCGTCATGGCACGACGTCGCCTGGCCGCCATGGTGAAAGCGCTCGAAGACGGCACCGAACCCGATAACACTGCGACGTTCTG belongs to Pseudomonadota bacterium and includes:
- a CDS encoding class II histone deacetylase, which translates into the protein MNRKTGFLMHELYMWHDTGSAALWYPSGPKVQPGEHAENAETKRRMRNLMEVAGLYDKMNHIAPRPATEEEILRVHTPDYVDGIKAMSAENGGNAGEGTPFGRGSYEIALLSTGGTIAMVDAVTEGRIDNGYALVRPPGHHAEPDIGRGFCIFSNIGVAVHHARDAHGIKRAAVIDWDVHHGNGTQRIFYDDPSVLAISIHQDNWYPTDSGHIDQTGDGDGKGANINVPLPPGSGRDAYIQTFERVVAPALRRFKPELIIIASGFDGSIYDPLGRMMVTSTTYRRLTQIMLELADELTGGKLVLSHEGGYSAAYVPYCGLAVMEELSGISSDIEDVFAEFVDVAGGHQLYPHQDDVIKKAAALAEAVPEG
- a CDS encoding putative 2-aminoethylphosphonate ABC transporter permease subunit, whose amino-acid sequence is MSASGETAGAPVAAAARGATSDGITTRGLIVIIALYLVVAVAAPLLAMFEQSLRTYAFQLQDVEVQFQLPDGTWGEAHTLAHWQERLGTPLNDGLRPSERTRLQVSKLISKADRKDVELFRLRDMSEDKGMLLFDGTISTDDAWREVERSSLGKVLVRPISHVTLDNYLFYFETPSLRGSILNSLIVSLITMFIVVPLAFGFAYAITRSCMPAKGLFKTVAMVPILVPSLLPGIGLVYLFGNQGPLNTLLMGESIYGPIGIVIASVFFTFPHAFLIILVALSISDARLYEASIALRATRWRTFWTVTVPGARYGLISSAFVVFTLVITDFGVPKVIGGGYNVLALDIYKQVIGQQNFQMGAVVSMILLVPALVAFAVDRRVRRRQVALLSARAVPYAPTRNLRFDTTMLAYCALVSFFIVGILAMCQLAALFKFWPYDLSFSLKNYDFDRMDGGGWDSYGNSLRMAFYVAVIGTVIVFVGAFVVEKTRVFAGGRWLLQLLAMMPMAVPGMVLGLSYIFFFNHPENPLGFLYGTMAILVICTIAHFYTVAHLTATTSLKQMDREFESVSASLKQSVWKVFGRVTMPVCQPAILDIAIYMFVNAMTTVSAVVFLYRPQTTLAAVAVLNMDDAGDIAPAAAMGMMIFYTNVAARLLHAGAGRILGRRSQAWRQRG
- a CDS encoding putative 2-aminoethylphosphonate ABC transporter ATP-binding protein; this translates as MSVAAVNPDDGATPGEAYLSLSAVSKLFGEFPALSDVGLDIHGGEFVCFLGPSGCGKTTLLRIIAGLESQTTGRIVQAGRDVSALPATHRDFGIVFQSYALFPNLTVRANIAYGLENRGLKRPDINSRVDELLATVGLSDQTDKYPAQLSGGQQQRVALARALAPSPGLLLLDEPLSALDAKVRGRLRREIKHLQRELGVTTIMVTHDQEEALTMADRIVVMNEGHIEQIGTPEEIYGAPATAFVADFIGKMNLIEAVVVDDGSVEVGAHRIACPTHGHQASDKVTLAIRPEDVRLESGGAEGELTAIVGDIEFLGSFQRLEASGGDLGDAASLSVDMPIQGGDTGGLRQGETIRLHLPADRIQLFTRS
- a CDS encoding putative 2-aminoethylphosphonate ABC transporter substrate-binding protein, yielding MSIHTYLKSLTAGVLGAAVAGLMATTAFAQTELTVYTAVEAEDLDKYAERFNEAHPDITINWVRDSTGIITAKLLAEKDNPQADVVWGLAATSLLLMKSEGMLEPYAPAGLDRLNDKFRDAAEPPYWTGMDAWVAAICVNTVEAENNGLPMPSSWEDLTDPVYQGHVAMPNPNSSGTGFLDVSSWLQLFGEDGGWDYMDRLHDNIAFYTHSGSKPCKDAARGEVPIGVSFAFRGAKSKADGAPLEIIIPTEGIGWDMEATAIVAGTDNLEAAQTLVDWSISEDANRMYNEGYAVIGITELAQPVEHFPEGITDAMIDNDFEWAAQNRERILAEWQSRYDEKSEPEG
- a CDS encoding VOC family protein — protein: MPVVSLENTITLALSVRDRHTSARWYEDNLGFQLIHHIDEAGWSEMQTKTEGVTLGLGEQAEPSPGNTVPVFGVTDIDAARTALENAGVRFDGETETIEGMVSTATFYDPDGNALMLAQDLTKAD
- a CDS encoding winged helix-turn-helix transcriptional regulator translates to MDIPLLVNLTSKAWSLNILALLHNGVPGRQAPLLAATTASRTSFTSSLNHLVELGLLERNPGHGHPLRPEFRLTPRGTAAANAAARITKAIPDDDDFALLRRNWSVPVLALTATPKRFSVIKSGLVTVTDRALSMSLGMLEEKMWLKRAVDTAQRTPFPTYQAVNAGRRVNSAIGLNG
- the gcvA gene encoding transcriptional regulator GcvA, with the protein product MRRRSLHFNSLRAFEAAARHLSFSRAADELAVTHSAVSHQIRQLEEMLGIALFIRTNRGVALTEAGHTLLPVLAESFDRIAATLDGLIAAPDDDVLRVTTTPTLAAKWLIPRLGDWRGARGDIAIHLHPALSYLDLVAGEADVAIRCGVPPWGGLVDEFVLPIHLAPVCSQSFLNRLGDAPEPKDLLATTLLHADIAGHEMGEEWRLWFGAAGVAVPATMPGLSFHDPSLALQAAMDGLGIAMGYLELAAADIEAGRLVRPFPFAAPHPFSYYLVYDSARRDETKIAAFREWLLDQPPCGAATIAR
- a CDS encoding aromatic ring-hydroxylating dioxygenase subunit alpha, whose amino-acid sequence is MSKHAVASDRPRAAFDGYNQTARGTSDERLTRVGPGTPAGELLRRFWQPVALTSDLGDRPTLIRILGEDLVVFRDKSGTYGVVHRNCPHRRASMEFATCETRGIRCCYHGWLFDADGSVLEVPGQPAGVEEKLRASVRLGAYPAREYRGIIFAYMGPPDLCPDFPIYDTLEIPDQVYVPYRAPFRCNWLQVMDAILDPIHTSFLHSSISREQFSEGFGEVGEMKFYERQFGFIGTNSRRVDDNVWVRVNELIFPNYTQAGAAFAADGTKPRYFGRTSFARWVVPIDDEDTQCLAWACFGERGDPHEYNTPEGPELIEQGEVFDRPYEERQRYPADAEACEGMGRITEHSLENLVPSDKGIVMARRRLAAMVKALEDGTEPDNTATFWSGPVPTYGGDTVLCAPARTNDDRKLLRDVAKAVMEIQFAAEELVGAARDDQVIAQLKDLEARGFAP